A genomic segment from Kyrpidia tusciae DSM 2912 encodes:
- a CDS encoding HU family DNA-binding protein, translating into MTKQDLIAKVAEKSGLTKKAASAAVDAVLDTIQEALQAGESVGLTGFGSFEVRERSARTGRNPQTGETIEIAGGKTPVFRPGKTLKEAVKSA; encoded by the coding sequence GTGACCAAGCAGGATTTGATCGCCAAGGTGGCGGAAAAATCGGGGTTGACCAAAAAAGCGGCGTCGGCGGCGGTGGATGCCGTCTTGGATACGATTCAGGAAGCGCTGCAGGCGGGGGAGAGTGTGGGGCTGACCGGATTTGGCAGTTTCGAGGTTCGGGAGCGTTCAGCCCGCACCGGCCGTAATCCGCAAACCGGGGAGACGATCGAGATCGCCGGTGGCAAGACGCCGGTGTTCCGACCGGGCAAAACCCTGAAAGAGGCCGTCAAGAGTGCCTGA